A DNA window from Purpureocillium takamizusanense chromosome 9, complete sequence contains the following coding sequences:
- the RPO21_2 gene encoding DNA-directed RNA polymerase (EggNog:ENOG503NWQ7~COG:K), with product MANLHFTHSSAPLKTVEEIQFGLMSPEEIKNMSVAHILYPETMEENKTKPRDGGLNDPLLGSIDRQFKCKTCAQAMGECPGHFGHIELAKPVYHPGFIKKVKKILEIVCHNCSKVLSDTSDPEFVAAINTRDPKLRFNRVWAVCKKKRKCENEDRQSKDKDEDFVPGMKAAPANNHGGCGNVQPAVRQAALQLKAAFDVVQEDGPKRRETVPITPEMAHGILRRISEQDMRHMGLNSDYARPEWMIVTVLPVPPPPVRPSISMDGTGTGMRNEDDLTYKLGDIIRANGNVKQAIREGSPQHIARDFEELLQYHVATYMDNDIAGQPRALQKSGRPVKAIRARLKGKEGRLRGNLMGKRVDFSARTVITGDANLSLHEVGVPRSIARTLTYPETVTPYNIGKLHQLVENGPNEHPGAKYVIRSDGTRIDLRHHRRAAQISLEYGWKVERHLMDGDYIIFNRQPSLHKESMMGHRVRVMPYSTFRLNLSVTSPYNADFDGDEMNLHVPQSEETRAEVKELCLVPNNIVSPQKNGPLMGIVQDSLAGVYKLCRRDTFIDKEMVQNLMLWVPNWDGVIPPPAILKPRPRWTGKQIISMVIPQEISLNSPEGDNPDLPPKDAGVLIQSGQLMYGLLKKKNVGSAAGGIVHLCYNELGPEGAMAFLNGVQQVVTYWLLHNGHSIGIGDTVPDKQTIEKVQVHIDTQKAEVARLTAMATANELEALPGMNVRATFENKVSMALNQARDQAGTTTQRSLKDSNNAVTMAESGSKGSSINISQMTALVGQQIVEGKRIPFGFKYRTLPHFTKDDYSPEARGFVENSYLRGLTPTEFFFHAMAGREGLIDTAVKTAETGYIQRRLVKALEDLSARYDGTVRNSLGDIIQFLYGEDGLDAMCIEKQKLGILKMSDAAFEKKYRLDLASPPEWFKADYEYGNELTGDKASMSLLDEEWDALLHDRREVRAINRTKMGEEMMQLPLNIGRMIETAKRVFNIKATDRSNLRPSDVIPAVQKILGEMKIVRGQDPISQEADANATILFKAMIRSRLAFKEIVKVHRLNKLAFDHVLGELQNRWDRSFVSPGEMVGVLAAQSIGEPATQMTLNTFHFAGVSSKNVTLGVPRLKEILNLAKDIKTPSMAVFLNTPLAKQEEAKKLRSMVEYTNLRSVTSVTEIYYDPDIEHTNIAEDVDMVDSYFLIPDDSQDSLDMQSRWLLRITLDRQKMLDKEIKIDDVAQRIKEDYAADLAIIYSDNNADEQVIRLRTLKKGDEKDRESEMEDDVMLKRLESHLLDNLTLRGVPGIERAFLTKGTRLTVDADGTELAIKDDPRCTQWYLDTSGSALREVLAVDGVDATRTYTNDLWQIVEVFGIEAARSALVKELTNVLAFDGSYVNHRHIALLVDVMTYRGSISAVTRHGINRADTGALMRCSFEETVEILLEAAATGELDDCRGISENVMLGQMAPMGTGNFDVFLDPKMLETVISDNSRMGLMPGMPTKEGEAEGAATPYDTGSPMADSGYLSMSSPAAGNFSPIQGAGSETPAGFGTEYGGAGFGGIGSMSPYAMRGATSPFSTSPTSPFSAGMGGYSPTSPNAGYSPTSPLIDGAAGRYATSPSFSPSSPSFSPTSPMLRPTSPASPNYSPTSPSYSPASPSSPRHYSPTSPAQFNSPTSPSYSPASPNYSPASPNLHGAGPTSPSYSPASPSWSPTSPEAYSPTSPSFSRSPGNQQSPTSPSYSPTSPSFSPRTPGPGNSGNQ from the exons ATGGCGAACCTTCACTTTACGCATTCGAGCGCTCCGCTCAAGACGGTCGAGGAGATTCAGTTCGGCCTCATGTCTCCCGAGGAGATCAAGAACATGAGCGTCGCCCACATTCTTTACCCCGAGACCATGGAGGAGAACAAGACCAagccgcgcgacggcggacTCAACGACCCTCTTCTGGGTTCCATCGATCGGCAGTTCAAGTGCAAGACCTGCGCGCAGGCGATGGGTGAATGTCCCGGCCACTTCGGCCACAtcgagctggccaagccgGTCTACCATCCAGGCTTCATCAAGAAGGTCAAGAAGATCTTGGAGATTGTCTGCCATAACTGCAGCAAGGTGTTGTCCGATACT AGCGATCCAGAGTTCGTTGCCGCGATCAACACGCGAGACCCAAAGCTCCGTTTCAACCGAGTCTGGGCCGTGtgcaagaagaagcgcaagtGCGAGAATGAGGACCGCCagagcaaggacaaggatgAGGACTTTGTGCCCGGGATGAAAGCCGCGCCTGCGAACAACCACGGTGGATGCGGTAACGTGCAGCCCGCCGTTcgccaggccgccctgcAACTCAAGGCTGCCTTTGATGTCGTGCAGGAGGATGGGCCTAAGAGGCGAGAGACCGTCCCGATCACGCCAGAGATGGCTCACGGAATCTTGCGGCGCATTTCCGAACAGGATATGCGACACATGGGCCTCAACTCCGACTACGCTCGCCCAGAATGGATGATCGTCACAGTCCTCCCggtcccccctcccccagtcCGACCCAGCATTTCCATGGAtggcacgggcacgggcatGCGGAACGAGGATGACTTGACGTACAAGCTGGGTGATATCATCCGCGCAAACGGCAATGTCAAGCAAGCTATCCGTGAAGGATCCCCGCAGCACATTGCGCGCGATTTTGAAGAGTTGCTGCAATACCACGTGGCCACATACATGGACAACGACATCGCTGGACAGCCTCGTGCGTTGCAGAAGAGTGGCAGACCAGTCAAGGCCATTCGAGCTCGCTTAAAGGGCAAGGAAGGACGTCTCAGAGGCAACTTGATGGGAAAGCGTGTCGACTTCTCGGCTCGAACTGTCATCACGGGCGACGCCAATCTTTCTCTCCACGAGGTCGGTGTTCCTCGCAGCATTGCCAGGACACTCACATATCCGGAGACGGTGACCCCGTACAATATTGGCAAGCTGCATCAGCTCGTCGAGAACGGTCCCAACGAGCACCCCGGCGCCAAGTACGTCATCCGATCTGATGGCACTCGCATCGATCTGCGACACCACAGGCGTGCCGCTCAAATTTCCTTGGAGTACGGGTGGAAGGTCGAGCGTCATCTCATGGACGGTGACTATATTATTTTCAACCGCCAGCCTTCTCTGCACAAGGAGTCGATGATGGGTCACCGCGTCCGCGTAATGCCCTACTCGACGTTCCGGCTGAATCTGTCGGTCACGTCGCCATACAACGCCGATTTCGATGGTGACGAAATGAACTTGCACGTTCCCCAGAGCGAAGAGACCCGGGCTGAGGTGAAGGAACTTTGCCTCGTGCCGAACAACATCGTCTCACCTCAAAAGAACGGTCCTCTGATGGGCATTGTCCAGGACTCCCTTGCCGGAGTCTACAAGCTGTGCCGTCGAGACACCTTCATTGACAAGGAGATGGTTCAGAACCTGATGCTGTGGGTTCCCAACTGGGATGGTGTCATTCCGCCTCCAGCCATCTTGAAGCCGCGGCCCAGATGGACAGGCAAGCAGATTATTTCCATGGTCATTCCTCAGGAAATCAGCCTGAACAGCCCTGAAGGAGACAACCCAGACCTTCCGCCCAAGGATGCTGGCGTTCTCATTCAAAGTGGCCAGTTGATGTACGGCctgctgaagaagaagaacgtGGGTTCTGCCGCCGGAGGTATCGTCCACCTCTGCTACAACGAGCTCGGCCCGGAGGGAGCTATGGCTTTCCTGAATGGCGTGCAGCAAGTGGTCACCTATTGGCTTCTGCACAACGGCCACAGCATTGGTATCGGCGATACTGTTCCCGACAAACAGACCATTGAGAAGGTCCAGGTGCACATCGATACGCAAAAGGCCGAGGTGGCCCGGCTCACGGCCATGGCTACGGCCAACGAGCTGGAGGCTCTTCCTGGTATGAATGTGCGAGCGACATTCGAGAACAAGGTCTCCATGGCTCTCAACCAAGCCCGTGACCAGGCCGGTACGACCACGCAAAGAAGTCTGAAGGATTCGAACAACGCCGTCACAATGGCCGAATCCGGATCCAAGGGATCGTCTATCAACATCTCCCAAATGACGGCGCTCGTCGGTCAGCAAATTGTTGAGGGCAAACGCATTCCGTTCGGCTTCAAGTACAGGACCTTGCCTCACTTCACAAAGGACGATTATTCGCCCGAGGCTCGTGGCTTTGTCGAAAACTCGTATCTCCGAGGCTTGACTCCGACTGAGTTCTTCTTCCACGCCATGGCTGGTCGCGAAGGTCTCATTGATACCGCAGTCAAGACTGCCGAGACGGGTTACATTCAGCGACGTTTGGTCAAGGCTCTTGAGGATCTCAGCGCGCGGTACGATGGAACTGTTCGCAACTCGCTGGGCGACATTATTCAGTTCCTGTACGGCGAGGACGGTCTCGATGCTATGTGCATTGAGAAGCAGAAGCTGGGTATCCTGAAGATGTCTGATGCGGCTTTCGAGAAAAAGTACCGCCTGGATCTTGCCAGTCCACCGGAGTGGTTCAAGGCGGACTACGAATATGGCAACGAGCTCACTGGCGACAAGGCCTCCATGtctctcctcgacgaggaatGGGACGCTCTCCTGCACGACCGCCGCGAGGTTCGTGCCATCAACCGCACCAAGATGGGAGAGGAGATGATGCAGCTCCCCCTCAATATTGGCCGCATGATCGAGACTGCCAAACGAGTCTTCAATATCAAGGCTACCGACCGCAGTAACCTGCGCCCCTCAGACGTCATTCCGGCCGTGCAGAAGATCTTGGGTGAGATGAAGATTGTCCGAGGACAAGACCCGATCTCGCAGGAGGCGGACGCGAACGCGACTATTCTCTTCAAGGCGATGATCCGGTCTCGCCTGGCCTTCAAAGAGATTGTCAAGGTCCATCGCTTGAACAAGCTTGCTTTCGACCACGTCCTTGGCGAGCTCCAGAACCGCTGGGACAGATCGTTCGTCAGCCCAGGCGAGATGGTTGGTGTCCTCGCGGCCCAGTCCATCGGCGAGCCTGCGACGCAGATGACCCTCAACACGTTCCATTTCGCTGGTGTCTCGTCCAAGAACGTCACCCTCGGTGTGCCTCGACTCAAGGAAATCCTGAACCTGGCAAAGGACATCAAGACCCCTAGCATGGCCGTCTTTTTGAACACGCCACTGGCAAAGCAGGAAGAGGCAAAGAAGCTGCGAAGCATGGTCGAGTACACAAACCTGCGATCCGTCACTTCTGTGACCGAGATCTACTACGACCCTGACATCGAGCACACCAACATCGCCGAGGATGTGGACATGGTCGACTCGTATTTCTTGATCCCTGACGACAGCCAGGACAGCCTCGACATGCAGTCGAGATGGCTCCTGCGCATCACTCTGGACCGGCAGAAGATGCTCGACAAGGAGATCAAGATTGACGACGTTGCTCAGCGTATTAAGGAGGATTACGCTGCGGATCTGGCCATCATTTACAGCGACAACAACGCCGATGAGCAGGTGATTCGTCTTCGGACGCTCAAGAagggcgacgagaaggaCCGCGAGAGCGAGATGGAGGACGATGTCATGCTCAAGCGCCTGGAGTCGCATCTCCTCGATAACCTCACGCTTCGTGGTGTGCCCGGAATCGAGCGAGCCTTCCTTACCAAGGGCACTCGCCTGACCGTCGACGCAGACGGCACGGAGCtcgccatcaaggacgacCCACGATGCACCCAGTGGTATCTGGACACTAGTGGTTCCGCACTGCGTGAGGTGCTTGCCGTGGATGGCGTTGACGCGACGCGAACGTACACGAATGACCTGTGGCAGATTGTCGAGGTGTTTGGTATCGAGGCGGCTCGATCAGCCCTCGTGAAGGAGCTGACCAACGTGCTGGCCTTTGACGGCTCGTACGTCAACCATCGTCACATTGCCCTCCTGGTCGACGTGATGACGTACCGAGGCAGCATTTCGGCCGTCACGCGACACGGTATCAACCGCGCCGACACTGGTGCGCTCATGCGCTGCTCGTTCGAAGAGACTGTCGAGATTCTGCTCGAGGCTGCGGCCACGGGTGAGCTAGACGACTGCCGAGGCATCTCTGAAAATGTGATGCTCGGGCAGATGGCGCCCATGGGCACCGGCAACTTTGATGTCTTCCTTGATCCTAAGATGCTGGAAACAGTCATCTCGGACAACTCTCGGATGGGTCTCATGCCTGGTATGCCTACGAAGGAGGGAGAAGCCGAAggagcggcgacgccttACGACACGGGCTCGCCCATGGCCGATTCGGGCTACCTTAGCatgagctcgccggccgccggaAACTTCTCACCCATCCAGGGCGCCGGGTCCGAGACGCCTGCAGGATTCGGCACGGAGTATGGCGGTgccggcttcggcggcatcgggtCCATGAGCCCCTACGCGATGCGCGGTGCGACGAGCCCGTTcagcacgtcgccgacgtcgccattcagcgccggcatgggcggctACTCTCCGACATCTCCCAATGCGGGTTactcgccgacgtcgccccTCATCGACGGTGCGGCAGGACGCTACGCGACCTCGCCATCGTTCAGCCCTTCGTCGCCTTCGTTttcgccaacgtcgccgatgctgcggccgacgagccctGCAAGCCCCAACTACAGCCCAACTTCGCCGAGCtactcgcccgcctcgccgtcgtctccccgACACTACTCACCCACATCGCCGGCGCAGTTCAACTCGCCGACTTCGCCGAGCTACTCGCCAGCAAGCCCCAACTACAGCCCTGCCTCGCCTAATctgcacggcgccgggccTACCTCTCCTTCATACTCGCCAGCCTCTCCTTCGTGGTCGCCGACCTCTCCCGAGGCGTACTCGCCAACTAGTCCCAGCTTCTCGAGGAGCCCCGGCAATCAGCAGTCGCCGACCAGCCCCAGCTACTCGCCGACTTCTCCTTCCTTCTCTCCCCGGACGCCGGGTCCGGGTAATTCGGGGAACCAGTAG
- the RPO21_2 gene encoding DNA-directed RNA polymerase (EggNog:ENOG503NWQ7~COG:K), giving the protein MANLHFTHSSAPLKTVEEIQFGLMSPEEIKNMSVAHILYPETMEENKTKPRDGGLNDPLLGSIDRQFKCKTCAQAMGECPGHFGHIELAKPVYHPGFIKKVKKILEIVCHNCSKVLSDTSDPEFVAAINTRDPKLRFNRVWAVCKKKRKCENEDRQSKDKDEDFVPGMKAAPANNHGGCGNVQPAVRQAALQLKAAFDVVQEDGPKRRETVPITPEMAHGILRRISEQDMRHMGLNSDYARPEWMIVTVLPVPPPPVRPSISMDGTGTGMRNEDDLTYKLGDIIRANGNVKQAIREGSPQHIARDFEELLQYHVATYMDNDIAGQPRALQKSGRPVKAIRARLKGKEGRLRGNLMGKRVDFSARTVITGDANLSLHEVGVPRSIARTLTYPETVTPYNIGKLHQLVENGPNEHPGAKYVIRSDGTRIDLRHHRRAAQISLEYGWKVERHLMDGDYIIFNRQPSLHKESMMGHRVRVMPYSTFRLNLSVTSPYNADFDGDEMNLHVPQSEETRAEVKELCLVPNNIVSPQKNGPLMGIVQDSLAGVYKLCRRDTFIDKEMVQNLMLWVPNWDGVIPPPAILKPRPRWTGKQIISMVIPQEISLNSPEGDNPDLPPKDAGVLIQSGQLMYGLLKKKNVGSAAGGIVHLCYNELGPEGAMAFLNGVQQVVTYWLLHNGHSIGIGDTVPDKQTIEKVQVHIDTQKAEVARLTAMATANELEALPGMNVRATFENKVSMALNQARDQAGTTTQRSLKDSNNAVTMAESGSKGSSINISQMTALVGQQIVEGKRIPFGFKYRTLPHFTKDDYSPEARGFVENSYLRGLTPTEFFFHAMAGREGLIDTAVKTAETGYIQRRLVKALEDLSARYDGTVRNSLGDIIQFLYGEDGLDAMCIEKQKLGILKMSDAAFEKKYRLDLASPPEWFKADYEYGNELTGDKASMSLLDEEWDALLHDRREVRAINRTKMGEEMMQLPLNIGRMIETAKRVFNIKATDRSNLRPSDVIPAVQKILGEMKIVRGQDPISQEADANATILFKAMIRSRLAFKEIVKVHRLNKLAFDHVLGELQNRWDRSFVSPGEMVGVLAAQSIGEPATQMTLNTFHFAGVSSKNVTLGVPRLKEILNLAKDIKTPSMAVFLNTPLAKQEEAKKLRSMVEYTNLRSVTSVTEIYYDPDIEHTNIAEDVDMVDSYFLIPDDSQDSLDMQSRWLLRITLDRQKMLDKEIKIDDVAQRIKEDYAADLAIIYSDNNADEQVIRLRTLKKGDEKDRESEMEDDVMLKRLESHLLDNLTLRGVPGIERAFLTKGTRLTVDADGTELAIKDDPRCTQWYLDTSGSALREVLAVDGVDATRTYTNDLWQIVEVFGIEAARSALVKELTNVLAFDGSYVNHRHIALLVDVMTYRGSISAVTRHGINRADTGALMRCSFEETVEILLEAAATGELDDCRGISENVMLGQMAPMGTGNFDVFLDPKMLETVISDNSRMGLMPGMPTKEGEAEGAATPYDTGSPMADSGYLSMSSPAAGNFSPIQGAGSETPAGFGTEYGGAGFGGIGSMSPYAMRGATSPFSTSPTSPFSAGMGGYSPTSPNAGYSPTSPLIDGAAGRYATSPSFSPSSPSFSPTSPMLRPTSPASPNYSPTSPSYSPASPSSPRHYSPTSPAQFNSPTSPSYSPASPNYSPASPNLHGAGPTSPSYSPASPSWSPTSPEAYSPTSPSFSRSPGNQQSPTSPSYSPTSPSFSPRTPGPGNSGNQYSPNSPSND; this is encoded by the exons ATGGCGAACCTTCACTTTACGCATTCGAGCGCTCCGCTCAAGACGGTCGAGGAGATTCAGTTCGGCCTCATGTCTCCCGAGGAGATCAAGAACATGAGCGTCGCCCACATTCTTTACCCCGAGACCATGGAGGAGAACAAGACCAagccgcgcgacggcggacTCAACGACCCTCTTCTGGGTTCCATCGATCGGCAGTTCAAGTGCAAGACCTGCGCGCAGGCGATGGGTGAATGTCCCGGCCACTTCGGCCACAtcgagctggccaagccgGTCTACCATCCAGGCTTCATCAAGAAGGTCAAGAAGATCTTGGAGATTGTCTGCCATAACTGCAGCAAGGTGTTGTCCGATACT AGCGATCCAGAGTTCGTTGCCGCGATCAACACGCGAGACCCAAAGCTCCGTTTCAACCGAGTCTGGGCCGTGtgcaagaagaagcgcaagtGCGAGAATGAGGACCGCCagagcaaggacaaggatgAGGACTTTGTGCCCGGGATGAAAGCCGCGCCTGCGAACAACCACGGTGGATGCGGTAACGTGCAGCCCGCCGTTcgccaggccgccctgcAACTCAAGGCTGCCTTTGATGTCGTGCAGGAGGATGGGCCTAAGAGGCGAGAGACCGTCCCGATCACGCCAGAGATGGCTCACGGAATCTTGCGGCGCATTTCCGAACAGGATATGCGACACATGGGCCTCAACTCCGACTACGCTCGCCCAGAATGGATGATCGTCACAGTCCTCCCggtcccccctcccccagtcCGACCCAGCATTTCCATGGAtggcacgggcacgggcatGCGGAACGAGGATGACTTGACGTACAAGCTGGGTGATATCATCCGCGCAAACGGCAATGTCAAGCAAGCTATCCGTGAAGGATCCCCGCAGCACATTGCGCGCGATTTTGAAGAGTTGCTGCAATACCACGTGGCCACATACATGGACAACGACATCGCTGGACAGCCTCGTGCGTTGCAGAAGAGTGGCAGACCAGTCAAGGCCATTCGAGCTCGCTTAAAGGGCAAGGAAGGACGTCTCAGAGGCAACTTGATGGGAAAGCGTGTCGACTTCTCGGCTCGAACTGTCATCACGGGCGACGCCAATCTTTCTCTCCACGAGGTCGGTGTTCCTCGCAGCATTGCCAGGACACTCACATATCCGGAGACGGTGACCCCGTACAATATTGGCAAGCTGCATCAGCTCGTCGAGAACGGTCCCAACGAGCACCCCGGCGCCAAGTACGTCATCCGATCTGATGGCACTCGCATCGATCTGCGACACCACAGGCGTGCCGCTCAAATTTCCTTGGAGTACGGGTGGAAGGTCGAGCGTCATCTCATGGACGGTGACTATATTATTTTCAACCGCCAGCCTTCTCTGCACAAGGAGTCGATGATGGGTCACCGCGTCCGCGTAATGCCCTACTCGACGTTCCGGCTGAATCTGTCGGTCACGTCGCCATACAACGCCGATTTCGATGGTGACGAAATGAACTTGCACGTTCCCCAGAGCGAAGAGACCCGGGCTGAGGTGAAGGAACTTTGCCTCGTGCCGAACAACATCGTCTCACCTCAAAAGAACGGTCCTCTGATGGGCATTGTCCAGGACTCCCTTGCCGGAGTCTACAAGCTGTGCCGTCGAGACACCTTCATTGACAAGGAGATGGTTCAGAACCTGATGCTGTGGGTTCCCAACTGGGATGGTGTCATTCCGCCTCCAGCCATCTTGAAGCCGCGGCCCAGATGGACAGGCAAGCAGATTATTTCCATGGTCATTCCTCAGGAAATCAGCCTGAACAGCCCTGAAGGAGACAACCCAGACCTTCCGCCCAAGGATGCTGGCGTTCTCATTCAAAGTGGCCAGTTGATGTACGGCctgctgaagaagaagaacgtGGGTTCTGCCGCCGGAGGTATCGTCCACCTCTGCTACAACGAGCTCGGCCCGGAGGGAGCTATGGCTTTCCTGAATGGCGTGCAGCAAGTGGTCACCTATTGGCTTCTGCACAACGGCCACAGCATTGGTATCGGCGATACTGTTCCCGACAAACAGACCATTGAGAAGGTCCAGGTGCACATCGATACGCAAAAGGCCGAGGTGGCCCGGCTCACGGCCATGGCTACGGCCAACGAGCTGGAGGCTCTTCCTGGTATGAATGTGCGAGCGACATTCGAGAACAAGGTCTCCATGGCTCTCAACCAAGCCCGTGACCAGGCCGGTACGACCACGCAAAGAAGTCTGAAGGATTCGAACAACGCCGTCACAATGGCCGAATCCGGATCCAAGGGATCGTCTATCAACATCTCCCAAATGACGGCGCTCGTCGGTCAGCAAATTGTTGAGGGCAAACGCATTCCGTTCGGCTTCAAGTACAGGACCTTGCCTCACTTCACAAAGGACGATTATTCGCCCGAGGCTCGTGGCTTTGTCGAAAACTCGTATCTCCGAGGCTTGACTCCGACTGAGTTCTTCTTCCACGCCATGGCTGGTCGCGAAGGTCTCATTGATACCGCAGTCAAGACTGCCGAGACGGGTTACATTCAGCGACGTTTGGTCAAGGCTCTTGAGGATCTCAGCGCGCGGTACGATGGAACTGTTCGCAACTCGCTGGGCGACATTATTCAGTTCCTGTACGGCGAGGACGGTCTCGATGCTATGTGCATTGAGAAGCAGAAGCTGGGTATCCTGAAGATGTCTGATGCGGCTTTCGAGAAAAAGTACCGCCTGGATCTTGCCAGTCCACCGGAGTGGTTCAAGGCGGACTACGAATATGGCAACGAGCTCACTGGCGACAAGGCCTCCATGtctctcctcgacgaggaatGGGACGCTCTCCTGCACGACCGCCGCGAGGTTCGTGCCATCAACCGCACCAAGATGGGAGAGGAGATGATGCAGCTCCCCCTCAATATTGGCCGCATGATCGAGACTGCCAAACGAGTCTTCAATATCAAGGCTACCGACCGCAGTAACCTGCGCCCCTCAGACGTCATTCCGGCCGTGCAGAAGATCTTGGGTGAGATGAAGATTGTCCGAGGACAAGACCCGATCTCGCAGGAGGCGGACGCGAACGCGACTATTCTCTTCAAGGCGATGATCCGGTCTCGCCTGGCCTTCAAAGAGATTGTCAAGGTCCATCGCTTGAACAAGCTTGCTTTCGACCACGTCCTTGGCGAGCTCCAGAACCGCTGGGACAGATCGTTCGTCAGCCCAGGCGAGATGGTTGGTGTCCTCGCGGCCCAGTCCATCGGCGAGCCTGCGACGCAGATGACCCTCAACACGTTCCATTTCGCTGGTGTCTCGTCCAAGAACGTCACCCTCGGTGTGCCTCGACTCAAGGAAATCCTGAACCTGGCAAAGGACATCAAGACCCCTAGCATGGCCGTCTTTTTGAACACGCCACTGGCAAAGCAGGAAGAGGCAAAGAAGCTGCGAAGCATGGTCGAGTACACAAACCTGCGATCCGTCACTTCTGTGACCGAGATCTACTACGACCCTGACATCGAGCACACCAACATCGCCGAGGATGTGGACATGGTCGACTCGTATTTCTTGATCCCTGACGACAGCCAGGACAGCCTCGACATGCAGTCGAGATGGCTCCTGCGCATCACTCTGGACCGGCAGAAGATGCTCGACAAGGAGATCAAGATTGACGACGTTGCTCAGCGTATTAAGGAGGATTACGCTGCGGATCTGGCCATCATTTACAGCGACAACAACGCCGATGAGCAGGTGATTCGTCTTCGGACGCTCAAGAagggcgacgagaaggaCCGCGAGAGCGAGATGGAGGACGATGTCATGCTCAAGCGCCTGGAGTCGCATCTCCTCGATAACCTCACGCTTCGTGGTGTGCCCGGAATCGAGCGAGCCTTCCTTACCAAGGGCACTCGCCTGACCGTCGACGCAGACGGCACGGAGCtcgccatcaaggacgacCCACGATGCACCCAGTGGTATCTGGACACTAGTGGTTCCGCACTGCGTGAGGTGCTTGCCGTGGATGGCGTTGACGCGACGCGAACGTACACGAATGACCTGTGGCAGATTGTCGAGGTGTTTGGTATCGAGGCGGCTCGATCAGCCCTCGTGAAGGAGCTGACCAACGTGCTGGCCTTTGACGGCTCGTACGTCAACCATCGTCACATTGCCCTCCTGGTCGACGTGATGACGTACCGAGGCAGCATTTCGGCCGTCACGCGACACGGTATCAACCGCGCCGACACTGGTGCGCTCATGCGCTGCTCGTTCGAAGAGACTGTCGAGATTCTGCTCGAGGCTGCGGCCACGGGTGAGCTAGACGACTGCCGAGGCATCTCTGAAAATGTGATGCTCGGGCAGATGGCGCCCATGGGCACCGGCAACTTTGATGTCTTCCTTGATCCTAAGATGCTGGAAACAGTCATCTCGGACAACTCTCGGATGGGTCTCATGCCTGGTATGCCTACGAAGGAGGGAGAAGCCGAAggagcggcgacgccttACGACACGGGCTCGCCCATGGCCGATTCGGGCTACCTTAGCatgagctcgccggccgccggaAACTTCTCACCCATCCAGGGCGCCGGGTCCGAGACGCCTGCAGGATTCGGCACGGAGTATGGCGGTgccggcttcggcggcatcgggtCCATGAGCCCCTACGCGATGCGCGGTGCGACGAGCCCGTTcagcacgtcgccgacgtcgccattcagcgccggcatgggcggctACTCTCCGACATCTCCCAATGCGGGTTactcgccgacgtcgccccTCATCGACGGTGCGGCAGGACGCTACGCGACCTCGCCATCGTTCAGCCCTTCGTCGCCTTCGTTttcgccaacgtcgccgatgctgcggccgacgagccctGCAAGCCCCAACTACAGCCCAACTTCGCCGAGCtactcgcccgcctcgccgtcgtctccccgACACTACTCACCCACATCGCCGGCGCAGTTCAACTCGCCGACTTCGCCGAGCTACTCGCCAGCAAGCCCCAACTACAGCCCTGCCTCGCCTAATctgcacggcgccgggccTACCTCTCCTTCATACTCGCCAGCCTCTCCTTCGTGGTCGCCGACCTCTCCCGAGGCGTACTCGCCAACTAGTCCCAGCTTCTCGAGGAGCCCCGGCAATCAGCAGTCGCCGACCAGCCCCAGCTACTCGCCGACTTCTCCTTCCTTCTCTCCCCGGACGCCGGGTCCGGGTAATTCGGGGAACCAGTA CTCCCCCAACTCGCCGTCTAACGATTGA